The following is a genomic window from Mya arenaria isolate MELC-2E11 chromosome 4, ASM2691426v1.
GATTTTTACTAATTTGCATGAATAATTTTTTTCTTAGAATTGGCTGATTTTGGAATCAATGACTTCCATTTAGTCATTTTAGTCATATAAGATAGCTTACAATAGAACAGAACTCAATTGTTCCTAAAACGGccaaaaactttttaaaagcgttagtaatgctatTAGCCACAAAACGTCAATTTTCGACCATAAATATGAAGAACTGCGATCTAATCTTTAGCCAGTTTTCTATTATCACCGGCTTCCATATACGTTGCCAAAACGGACACTTTGtcatagtgcagctttaaacggtTCAATGTTCAACATCTTTTCTTGACGGCACTGTTTAATGCCACCATGACTGACATGCATGAAGGACTAGCTCTTTGGAGCAATGGGATGGCGAAACTTTATTCAAAACTTCTTAAAATGACAACTTATGTCAGCTTATTTAACAGTTTAGATTAAcaaacaaagaagaaaacaatatgtcaaaaacataacatgttgaaatgacaataaaaactTTCGCCGAACTCACCTATGCTTGATGGTTTTATATCCATAAATTCttccaaataaacaaataacctATAGCTGAAGAATGTTTCAACGGGCCATCCATTGCACGATTTAAGATACCAAATGTCCTATACTAGAGTATATGGTATAAACATCTTCAATACAgctatttataacaatttaaccTGTATTGTACCAAGACCGATATTGTGTTTGATGTCGAGTTAATGGCTGTCTCTTTAGGGCGGTGAGGTGGTATCCAGCCTTACAGACGACAATGAtacgtacatgtacattgagGAAGTTTATAGCAACCTGGAAATTCTCTCAAATGACGCCACCTCCAACATGTCATCAAGCGACGTCATGAAGTAAGCGTTGCGTTAGATATTGCATGCAATTCCAAAATACATGCATATCTATATAGGATGTAAAAACTCTCTTCTCCACTTTTTCAATTACAGGTGTTGTTTTATCTGATTTTACGCcatgaaaacattcaaaaataaaacgatTGCCTTTTACAACTTATTCttaaaaatgcaataatgataattatgtatttgcataattaattaaattgatgaTTCAAAAAGTATATTGCCTTGTTATATAGGTGTATCGttcaataacatttattaaagtacATAAACAAATTCCACTATCAGTACATTGGGCGACCTTGCGCTCGCGTGCTGTGGAGTGGACAAAGCGCGTTTTCTGGCGGCCACCAAAATCAAGGCCATGGAAACAAAGGCCCGCACCGCCTGGAAATATTCCGCCTCAAGTACGTTTACaatatcaatttataatttcaaaacatataaatatatatgttagaGTTTAATGATGATTGTATATTTTTCTGGTTCACTGTTATTATATCACCATTATAAAGGCGTTATCATAGTGTCCGTGCCAATACAACGGCTGTAAAGTCGACTGGTTCTTACTGAGTTCTTACATATAATCAAGTCTCGTTTTGCGCACATTTCATGATTCTAGCCCTTTTCTACGTTCTTGGCAGCGTTTCATTAAAGAGTGTGAGGCTTAAGATCGTTACTTTCCAGACGTTAGCCCGTTTTTGGACAAATATCAAAGGAACACACAAATCATGACTCTAGCCTTTTTATTCACACATGTCATGAGATACTTCTTTAAAGCTCTATACCAATAAGCTGGTCGTTTATTTTCTAACACTGTATGTCTAGGGGGCATCGCGAGCACGCCGACGTTTCTGCTGAACGACGTCGAGGTGGCGGCCGATCCTACATGGACGATGGCCGAATGGCGGCAGGTGATCGACCCTCTCGTGCACGGGAACTTCTTCAAAGCGTCATTCACATCTCAGGTACATGACAAAGGGCAAGCGGTATGTACCATGAAATCGAACAGACTTATCTGTCGTGATTGTGAAAAACGTCTCAATTCCTACATATCATTAatcatcaatataaaattataaatatgtagGTATTTGCCATTTGCATTTCACTTTACTTGAATGGAAATCCGTCATCAGAATACTAAATAAACCACACGTCCAAGTGTCAAGATGTTTGAATTTAAGTTAACGATTCATACCTAAAACCCAGTTGCATGCTTCAGAATGCGGGTGTGGCGGTGTGGAGTGGGTCGTGTCCGGCGGGGACGGTCAAGTGCGAGTACCTCCCGGAAAAGGTGGAGTGCTGTACCAAGGGAGAGGCGTGCATACCAAACGTTGGGTGCCGCTGCTGAACAGTATACCCCTATATCTGACATAATTATTGTGGACGATTTTCAAGCGCAACTGTAATTAACAAAATGacgattattattttaagttttaaaataccGACTTTTGTTATTCATAATgcgaataaaaacaaaacaaaataagttttattacTCACGCCATAAAGGGCAAATAACACCAATTCGGTTGTGCCTACCCATTGTTGCATGCCATTACCTTTCTAGTTACAGGTTTTGAaactgaatggtttgtgatttcaaaaacgGGCTGAACATGTTAGATCTACTTGTtctactttttgttttatattttcaccgCATTGTGTGTACTCCTATTGCGGATTTGGTCACTTTATcgaatacacagtggttacattcaaccatttttattttttcttataaacaaaatatttttttctatcattatttactatttattacACATGTGGAACTGACTCCCCATATATTGTGTGGTGGATCGTGAAGCGCTTAAAATCAGTGTTATTACGCGTGCATATCGATCAATTGTCAATATAAGATACAATTTAAGACACAAGatacaataatctttattttaagtcgagtatattataacaagaaacattacaTCAATGaactattttccgacatgattaatcaacatacattacatattaatacattaaaatgaGCTGGTGACCCTGAAATAAAAGCATACAATATTGAAACAGGTATTTACAAGAGCCgtttattattaaatgcatacataaaattacaaaaagtatGAAGTATTAAAGCACTGTATACAATGATAGCATTAACTACTAATTTTCCCGGCTATACGGCCAGTCCACTCGCGCACGGTTCCGCTAGTTGACATACCAGTGTGAAATGGTAAGTTATCTCAAGATAATAGCATATACATTTCAAACAGCAAATTTGTATAGTCATTATGTACAGCATTGTTCAGTAATGTGCAGTTGGTAAAAGGTCAACTAAAATAGTTTGCTATAAAAATCTTGGGAAAGTCTTGCTAAGAGGAGGTACTTATTAGTaatcatgtaatttaaaaacaactagATTTTGCTAATATTGTCAGAAACAGAAGCATACATTTTTTTGCGTTTAtatatgcaaaccaatgatataagattgctgacaaaaaatcaaatcttagattttcatatttccgttcgaaaatgaatatttattggcctcaaccgttactaacggtttaagtaaaatgcatataacatcaatttctgaacttaaatataaaaatctgcgatcgttcattttgtgagagtgcagctttaacacatATTTGCCGAAATAAACAATTAAGCAGTTGTATGTGTTCGGCAGatgttaatgatttaaaacaatcataaatataaattagccctttttaattaatttaaaagtgtgtattcacattcaaatgcccgcttaaatctttttttagaaCTTGAATGCCACATCTGGTCCAGTGGGTGCATgccatcccactgaaaacaaaactccttttccGAAGAGACaaaggatattttaataaaagaaatagtgaaaCACCCTATAAATCTCAATTTCTTCTTATGTTTAAGTTTTCACAATGAGCATCTACAAGAGTGACCTGTCTAGGTGCGGATCAGCCTTCTAAAATCTAGGTAATCAAAGCGGAAAGAGCCCGTATTTAATTCCTCTTACTGATAGCACATCTGCACAGTTTTTATATCTGAGATTAAAATTACAATTGTTAAAAGTTACCAGGttaccaaacatatttttgtaagaaactgttaagatttttttaagtttcaatatcGATGCATCTTACCCTGCTCagatgttatgttggcagtTTAACTTTATGAAGAAGATTTACGgttgtaatcattaaaaacaattttaaagctttgaaatgaatctgtttttattatttctttgttggtcttgctacaaaaattcaaaacaacagGACAGTAAGTGAAAGCGGATCAGATAAAAGCTTTAAAGATATTAAGCTTAGTATTGATTGTCAAACATTTGCATAGTCTTTGAAAACATTCAGTTACttagttgttgtgttttttttaaaattcagaaaTCTGGGCATCGACATTTAATAAACTATCTTCCTCAACATGTGAAAGTTTAACTTGCTCTTCACAAAAGTATATAGAATGTATAGGTAATGTATTTAGTGGTCTGTGACCTAAAATCGCTTACATGAGTAATGTAATTGTCTGCAAAGTTTCCCAATTTGGGAGCAGTATTATActgcaataaaaaacaacaacaaaaaacaaaaacaaaaaaaaaaacttttaaataaaaagtgttcATTACGGATGTCTTAAAGTGGAAACAATATTCATatctaatttaaaatatctaagACATGAAGTTTAATACGAAATACCGTCGCggtcaaatatattgtaaactgACTTTTTCATCCATTAAAAGATAATACCAGAGTGGGATAATGCCCTTTTGGACTTCTTATATTTGATAACTCGGAGACACATTGCTGTACAAATAGATTATATAAAGCCACTTACCGGGTAGATGTCGGGTGTAATCTAGGACAGAGCAGTATTTATCACGAGGGTATATGCGTGGCTGGATAGAAATAAACCACTTCCAAAAATGGgaatacaaacaaatgaaaacacgGTAAGAGAGTGTTTTTATAATCGTTGTATTAACATGCAGTGTTATAGTTAAACTACTGCAGTTACGATGgaattcttgaaataaaacgtCATTATAAATAGGTACCAACagattaaattattatattgcgacattttaatttacaaaGATATTACAATCTGCTTAAAAAGAACCTGCGTATACAAGGACAGCCCAGTTTGAGCAttcttattgtattattataaatccCTACATTTTGTGTTTAGTGAACATTATGCAAATGTGGGGCAGTGGATAGCTACTTTCTGGCGTTAAAATGTCGAAGAAAGAGCAGCAGGTTCTCGATGGCGCGGCGGAACAGTTGCAGCCAAGGCCTAAGAAGGGCAGACCGCGCCACAAGGACGGTGAACTTCCGGTGGACATGCGGTGCGGATTCGGTCCGTGCTCTCCTGCCGCCGTCCAATGCTGCGCGCGGATGGGGGTGTTCGTGGGCGCGTACAGCATCTGCGGGCTGATGACGTCAGTCCTGTCTATGTACATTATGTCACAAATAACGACCATTGAGAAGCAGTTCGGACTTAGCAGCTCCCAGTCTGGGCTGCTACTCTCCTGTAACGATATTGGTTATCTCCTTACCACTCTCCTGGCCAGCTACTTTGCCCGCAAGGTGCATATTCCCCGCGTTCTCTGGCTCACCGTCATCGTGTACGGCGTGGCCGGCATTATTTGTTCGCTGGCGTACTTTGTGTCCAAGGACTTCATTGTGAAGCAGGGGGCGCAGATATCTAGCTTATTCACTGCAGGGAATAGTTCAGGTGGTAACAATGCGTCGTTGACGTTGGTGATACCATCAAGGCAATATCCCATGTGCAATAAAGTGAGTGACGCCAGTAGCACGGGTTATGCTGTGGTCGTGACGAACAGTTCTAAATGTGACATGGACGGCGCAGAGACGAGTTTTGGTGTAGGAGAGCCAAACCAGTTTACCAATATAGCCATGACCCTTATTGCCATTGGTAAGGTTCTTTTTGTGACATATGAATATGGTTATGAATTCTTAGGCATTGACAATTCCAATGAAAACTGTTACACATCTAAGTATATTTCTACTTAAAAACGCATGGTAGTATAGATTATCTAttataacacttttttttaaaaagaaaagaactTGTATACATAGTCAATTATCTTGGTTGAAGGGCCGATTTATAATTGCTTCAGATGAAAAAAactgatgacaataaaaaatcaCTTCACATAAGGCCTTAGTGACACGTTCGGTTTGATTTTAGGGATGGTGCTGCAGGGCCTGGCGAAGGCGCCGCGCTACCCGTTCCTCACCACGTACGTGGATGACAACGTGAACAAGAAAAACACCGCCATGTACATGGGTGAGCTAACTGTTGGATAGGCGGGTGGAGAACAGCCATTCATGCACATACTTGTTTTACAACTTTTCTCTTAATTATGTTATTCTCCTTGTATGCGTTTATTCGTGTTCTGTTTACTAGCCACTTTTTTGTTACATCAGGCAAATTATTCATAAAGTGTATTCGCTAAATGGGTCAAGCTCGTATTTCAGTAAAAACTTTGTACGTATGTGATATATGAACCAGCGGTTCGTCTCATCATTTTTGTATCTCGGATTTCAAGTGTATAGGTTCAACGTGCCATAGTTTAGGTCTGTATAATTTACTCAACAAATCCTTGAGATTATACACAATGGTAAAATAAATAGCATCGGAACATGAAAGCTCGAAGTTATGGCTACAAAACGTTTATTAATTTGCCTTTCGAAATTCAAAAGACTTATTTTTAGAAAGAATTTAAAACTCAAAAGGGCTTTTCTGTTTTCtacggtggcacagaggtgacatccgcaacactttatttatgtttatattgtggccacaacttagtaaatttgGGCCACAACATGTAAAGTTCTAATTGGTAAACGCAATAAGATTCATGTTACCACTtgtctataaatatatttaaacaactgGTTATCTTCTTACGATTTgcgaatatcattttgtaagtGGTTATacgaatcttattacgttaaccagttataatgttacttattaagtggaattcgcaaaccataactagataacctgttagcgcctaaatattaaatgcatttatagctaagTGGTAATACGAATCTTATTACTTTAACCAGTTAgtatatgttatttattaattaagcGGAATTTGCAAACTATAATTAGGtaacctgttagtgttgtacagctaaaaaagGTGAtataggtggcagttctgggcactttcacGCCTGTTTTTAGTATTATAATATCTATCTTACCAAAAAGGTAACGCGAATATCAACTAGATatctagataattatcgcgaaaattaagtggttaacacgaaacaatttgCGAACGTTGACAGGTCATATGCCACCATATATAACAGACcatgaacttatttttattttttatagatttCTAGGTATGAAAGTTGCACGAGCAGCTATTATTTCTAGAGTGGCGTAGCAGTAACATAAACATTTGCATAGAATAACGTTCAAAATAACGTTTTCTATCTTTTAATAGAAcgtgtaaaaataattattcgcCGATATGAACTTTAAAATTGTACGAAAAGCATTtctagaaaattattttttgatttaCTTGGAAATGATGAAGACGTGTAACAATCAAGGTTTCCCCAAATCGCGAAATATATGTTATCTTCACTGCAGGTATTATCTCTGGTGTCGCGATTTTCGGCCCAGCTATTGCATTCTCCGTCGGCAGTGTTTTCAGTCGCCAATATGTCACATTACAAGGTAAATCGAGACAGAGAGGTTGTGCTTGACAAATGTGTTGATAAAGGTATTTTTTCTCAATGGCATAACATTCGTATGAATTGAATAtctaaaaggtaaaaa
Proteins encoded in this region:
- the LOC128232910 gene encoding uncharacterized protein LOC128232910 produces the protein MKRKTAKSANMFRIALFVVFLGFCSGQMIIPPRPLGFVYGNGSNDAFIHLDAHFGPLCPDSKAALPNLKQVADYYGGMKLKLTLHMFPLPYHHQAYLAAVGGEVVSSLTDDNDTYMYIEEVYSNLEILSNDATSNMSSSDVMNTLGDLALACCGVDKARFLAATKIKAMETKARTAWKYSASRGIASTPTFLLNDVEVAADPTWTMAEWRQVIDPLVHGNFFKASFTSQNAGVAVWSGSCPAGTVKCEYLPEKVECCTKGEACIPNVGCRC